A single region of the Thermodesulfatator indicus DSM 15286 genome encodes:
- a CDS encoding ABC-ATPase domain-containing protein — MDAKTLSAKLKRIGGQGYGAYKELKGVYQFSEGTLFIDKVQSDPFAPPSLLRLKIPGDLAQIPSHFYNNPSRKVGLENYLAYKASQLAQKFSRKIGTGKGGLIKVHGPGQEILPRTALELDDNGGIELRFFVGLPAAGRRILAKEAQKILLDYLPKLAKALCYPELDHTFLKAFVEINEDADFLRDRLKALGLIAFVADGSILPRASGIDPKPAKNAVPFKAPDSLAVEIDLPNRGRVRGLGIRPGVTLIAGGGFHGKSTLLRALELGIYNHIPGDGRELVVTSPLAVKIRAEDGRKITGVDISPFINNLPLGLDTKSFTTDCASGSTSQAANIMEALELFADVLLIDEDTSATNFMIRDLRMQMLVSKEKEPITPFLDRVRELYEIFGVSSILVIGGCGDYLDVADTVIVMDNYLPKDATIEARNIIQKYPSNRLKEDVPPFKKPNSRYFLPESFPKVSKSPKAKSRDTVLWGKEVIDLSAVEQIVSVDQTRAISLALPLLAEQIKQGKNLLEGLNFIEMTVKTKGLKCLSGMPRGDLAFFRPMELAAALNRLRSLRVKDA; from the coding sequence ATGGATGCCAAAACTCTTAGCGCCAAACTTAAACGCATAGGTGGCCAAGGATATGGTGCTTACAAAGAGCTAAAAGGTGTTTATCAATTTTCAGAAGGCACACTTTTTATAGATAAAGTTCAGTCAGACCCATTTGCCCCTCCAAGTTTACTGAGATTAAAAATTCCTGGAGATCTGGCCCAAATCCCTTCCCATTTTTACAATAATCCTTCACGAAAGGTAGGACTTGAAAATTATCTGGCTTATAAAGCTTCTCAATTAGCTCAAAAGTTTTCCCGCAAAATTGGCACAGGCAAAGGTGGATTAATAAAAGTTCACGGCCCAGGGCAGGAAATTCTTCCTCGCACAGCCCTAGAACTAGATGATAACGGAGGTATTGAGCTGCGTTTTTTTGTAGGGCTTCCGGCCGCAGGGCGTCGTATTTTAGCTAAAGAAGCCCAGAAAATTCTCTTGGATTATCTGCCCAAATTAGCCAAAGCCCTTTGTTACCCGGAATTAGACCATACTTTCCTCAAGGCTTTTGTGGAAATAAATGAAGATGCCGATTTTTTACGGGATAGGCTAAAAGCTTTGGGCCTTATAGCCTTTGTAGCGGATGGAAGTATTTTACCAAGGGCTTCCGGGATAGATCCGAAACCGGCAAAAAATGCCGTACCTTTTAAGGCTCCTGATTCTTTAGCTGTAGAGATAGATCTTCCCAATCGTGGCCGAGTGCGGGGTTTAGGAATACGTCCAGGAGTTACCTTAATTGCTGGTGGTGGCTTTCACGGAAAATCTACTCTCTTGCGGGCCCTTGAACTTGGTATTTACAATCACATACCAGGAGATGGGCGGGAGCTAGTTGTAACTTCTCCTTTAGCAGTAAAAATTCGTGCTGAAGATGGCCGCAAGATTACCGGTGTAGATATTTCACCTTTTATAAATAATTTGCCTTTAGGTCTTGATACTAAATCTTTTACTACTGACTGTGCCTCTGGTTCTACTAGTCAGGCGGCCAATATCATGGAAGCCCTTGAGCTTTTCGCCGATGTCCTTCTTATTGACGAAGACACCTCAGCTACTAACTTTATGATTCGTGATCTAAGAATGCAGATGCTAGTAAGTAAAGAGAAAGAACCCATTACACCGTTTCTTGATAGAGTACGTGAATTATATGAAATTTTTGGTGTATCAAGCATACTGGTAATTGGTGGCTGTGGAGATTATCTTGATGTGGCTGATACAGTAATAGTGATGGACAATTATCTTCCCAAAGATGCCACTATAGAGGCCAGAAATATTATCCAAAAATATCCTTCAAATCGCCTAAAAGAAGACGTCCCCCCTTTTAAAAAACCAAATTCCAGGTATTTTCTTCCTGAAAGTTTCCCCAAAGTTTCAAAAAGTCCTAAAGCAAAATCCAGAGACACCGTTCTTTGGGGAAAAGAAGTTATTGATCTTTCAGCAGTGGAACAGATAGTTTCTGTAGATCAAACTAGAGCTATCAGTTTAGCCCTTCCTCTTTTGGCCGAACAAATAAAGCAGGGGAAAAATTTGCTAGAAGGGTTAAACTTTATAGAAATGACTGTAAAAACTAAGGGGCTTAAATGTTTGAGTGGAATGCCCCGGGGAGACCTTGCTTTTTTCAGGCCAATGGAGCTAGCTGCGGCCCTTAATCGTTTGCGTTCTCTGAGAGTTAAAGATGCCTAG